One Kitasatospora sp. MAP12-44 DNA segment encodes these proteins:
- a CDS encoding alanine racemase, translating to MTLSLYVDTDRWRAHQHALVAEFPGLVPVAKGNGYGLGNDRLAQEAALLGAPLLAVGTAAEAAGALGRFEGELLVLTPYRIGEDGPALPSRVLRTVASVEAARALPGARVVVECMTSMRRHGIAPGDLVHLARAVDDVTFEGFALHLPLDRPDGSDPAVEVSAWVQAIAAAGLPVDTVYLSHLSAHGVAWLTVRHPHTRFRSRIGTRLWLGDIVALEARATVLDVTPVVKGERYGYRQHKAPADGHLLVVSGGTAHGVGMEAPKYVHGLVPRAKGIARAGLATVNRTLSPYQWAGRQLWFAEPPHMQVSILFLPGDGKPPALGDELPVNVRHTTTHFDRVTDR from the coding sequence ATGACTCTGTCGCTGTACGTGGACACCGACCGCTGGCGGGCGCATCAGCACGCGCTGGTCGCCGAGTTCCCCGGGCTGGTCCCGGTGGCCAAGGGCAACGGCTACGGTCTGGGCAACGACCGGCTGGCCCAGGAGGCCGCCCTGCTGGGCGCCCCGCTGCTGGCGGTCGGCACCGCGGCCGAGGCCGCCGGGGCGCTCGGCCGGTTCGAGGGCGAGCTGCTGGTGCTGACGCCGTACCGGATCGGCGAGGACGGACCGGCGCTACCGTCCCGGGTGCTGCGCACGGTGGCGAGCGTGGAGGCGGCCAGGGCGCTGCCCGGCGCCCGGGTGGTGGTGGAGTGCATGACCAGCATGCGCCGGCACGGGATCGCCCCCGGGGATCTGGTCCACCTGGCGCGGGCCGTCGACGACGTCACCTTCGAGGGCTTCGCGCTGCACCTGCCGCTGGACCGGCCGGACGGCTCCGACCCGGCCGTCGAGGTCTCCGCCTGGGTGCAGGCGATCGCCGCGGCCGGCCTGCCCGTCGACACCGTCTATCTGAGCCACCTGAGCGCCCACGGGGTGGCCTGGCTGACGGTGCGCCACCCGCACACGCGGTTCCGCTCGCGGATCGGCACCCGGCTCTGGCTGGGCGACATCGTCGCCCTGGAGGCCCGGGCGACGGTGCTGGACGTGACGCCGGTCGTCAAGGGCGAGCGCTACGGCTACCGCCAGCACAAGGCCCCCGCCGACGGCCACCTGCTGGTGGTCTCCGGCGGCACCGCGCACGGCGTCGGGATGGAGGCGCCGAAGTACGTGCACGGGCTGGTGCCGCGCGCCAAGGGCATCGCCCGCGCGGGCCTCGCCACCGTCAACCGGACGCTCTCGCCCTACCAGTGGGCCGGACGCCAGCTCTGGTTCGCCGAGCCGCCGCACATGCAGGTGAGCATCCTGTTCCTGCCCGGCGACGGCAAGCCGCCGGCCCTGGGCGACGAGCTGCCCGTCAATGTGCGCCACACCACGACGCACTTCGACCGGGTGACCGACCGCTAG
- a CDS encoding glycosyltransferase 87 family protein — translation MTSIARDEATGPEAAAAAAAVEGPLPNTVVVPADEDPVAAAGSELLGGPPGRRALLGVSWWIPARVLALFTVVTYVLGMVQKLPCYTSGWFFGATAQYTHACYSDIPHLYSARGFADGLHPYLDMLPQPTPDMKFLEYPVLTGGFMQIAAWLTPHGGLIQDRERWFWMANAGMLLICAVVTAIALSRTHRRRPWDALLFALAPCLALDATINWDLLAVALTAVAMAYWANSRTVWAGIFIGLATAAKLYPLLLLGPLLVLCWRAGRWRAFWQATSGAVGAWLLVNVPIMIASWDGWVTFYTFSQSRKEDFGSFWMILMQDRNASLDGLNNWIAGLLIACFLGIGWLALSAPRRPRYAQLVFLAVAAFVVTNKVYSPQYVLWLIPLAALARPRWRDFLIWQACEVLYFLGIWSYLAYTGDSKQHGIGQDWYHFAIMLHLVGTLYLCAMVIRDILRPDRDPVRWDGSDDPSGGVLDLAPDRFVIGTAARLREAQSYAAYAPMSREDWLADSRSEELDQVDWAAEEPVPEDS, via the coding sequence ATGACGTCCATCGCGCGTGACGAAGCCACCGGTCCCGAGGCAGCGGCCGCGGCCGCTGCCGTGGAGGGGCCGTTGCCCAACACCGTGGTCGTCCCCGCGGACGAGGACCCGGTCGCGGCGGCCGGCAGCGAGCTCCTCGGCGGCCCGCCCGGTCGGCGGGCCCTGCTGGGCGTCTCCTGGTGGATCCCGGCCCGGGTCCTGGCGCTCTTCACCGTGGTCACCTACGTGCTGGGCATGGTTCAGAAGCTGCCCTGCTACACCAGCGGCTGGTTCTTCGGCGCCACCGCCCAGTACACCCACGCCTGCTACAGCGACATCCCGCACCTGTACTCCGCGCGCGGCTTCGCCGACGGCCTGCACCCGTATCTGGACATGCTGCCGCAGCCGACGCCGGACATGAAGTTCCTTGAGTACCCGGTACTGACCGGGGGCTTCATGCAGATCGCCGCCTGGCTCACCCCGCACGGTGGTCTGATCCAGGACCGCGAGCGCTGGTTCTGGATGGCCAACGCCGGGATGCTGCTGATCTGCGCGGTGGTCACCGCGATCGCGCTCTCCCGCACCCACCGCCGCCGCCCCTGGGACGCGCTGCTCTTCGCCCTCGCGCCCTGCCTGGCGCTGGACGCCACGATCAACTGGGACCTGCTGGCGGTCGCGCTGACCGCGGTGGCGATGGCGTACTGGGCGAACAGCCGCACCGTCTGGGCCGGCATCTTCATCGGTCTGGCCACCGCCGCCAAGCTCTACCCGCTGCTGCTGCTCGGCCCGCTGCTGGTGCTCTGCTGGCGGGCCGGCCGCTGGCGGGCCTTCTGGCAGGCGACCAGCGGCGCGGTCGGCGCCTGGCTGCTCGTCAACGTCCCGATCATGATCGCCAGCTGGGACGGCTGGGTCACCTTCTACACCTTCAGTCAGAGCCGCAAGGAGGACTTCGGGTCCTTCTGGATGATCCTGATGCAGGACCGCAACGCGTCGCTGGACGGCCTCAACAACTGGATCGCCGGGCTGCTGATCGCCTGCTTCCTGGGCATCGGCTGGCTCGCCCTGTCGGCCCCGCGCCGTCCGCGCTACGCCCAGCTGGTCTTCCTGGCAGTTGCCGCCTTCGTCGTCACCAACAAGGTCTACTCGCCGCAGTACGTGCTCTGGCTGATCCCGCTGGCGGCGCTGGCCCGGCCGCGCTGGCGCGACTTCCTGATCTGGCAGGCCTGCGAGGTGCTGTACTTCCTGGGCATCTGGTCCTACCTGGCCTACACCGGCGACTCCAAGCAGCACGGCATCGGCCAGGACTGGTACCACTTCGCGATCATGCTGCACCTGGTCGGCACGCTCTACCTGTGCGCCATGGTGATCCGCGACATCCTGCGCCCGGACCGCGACCCGGTCCGCTGGGACGGCAGTGACGACCCGTCGGGCGGCGTGCTCGACCTGGCCCCGGACCGGTTCGTGATCGGCACCGCCGCCCGACTGCGCGAGGCGCAGTCCTACGCCGCGTACGCGCCGATGAGCCGGGAGGACTGGCTGGCGGACAGCCGGTCCGAGGAGCTGGACCAGGTGGACTGGGCCGCCGAGGAGCCCGTCCCCGAGGACTCCTAG
- a CDS encoding transglycosylase domain-containing protein gives MSEHRRRSSNSGGGEEPPEGQHGGQPYAYGTPPQGTPSYDTPGRPRAGRPGAPGGPRGVRQTSQQPRLTRAEMRKATQKGGRKGAGDPAGGAAKPPGKKRFIDYPRWGKSGVRRWLPSWRQCLTIFLVFFGSGVAAIGVTYAMTVIPNANDLIKDQNSIYYWADGSEMTRKGDTNRQIVPLSQISPNVQNAVIAAENETFKTDSGIDPQGIARAVYNMATGGPTQGGSTITQQYVKNAYLSQDQTLSRKLSEFFITLKINQKLSKDQILEGYLNTSYFGRGSGIQAAAQAYYGVNASDLNVCQSAMLAGLLKGAADYDPSLSKANLVRETARWNYVLDRMVVGHTLSAADRAKCNVFPMPIPNKTATAMNGEIGYLVDTANKYMEAQDPTITDASLAIGGYRIYTTFQKDKVDELKAAVDQISAANLDPAKRPTTDTNVQVGAASVVPGDGAIVAIYGGPGYDQNHFVNNADASGVPVGSTFKPFVLATAMQVGVLTQTGADGKPTRINEDSRYSGADMSTIRKPDGSLVLDANNKPFRQKNDDPGDPGFVTLRKAMEQSMNVPYVQLGEDVGGTNVMALAEKMGLKKESFSDPNTASFAIGTSTPSAIRMASAYSVFAARGQQTDPYSVTKVELNGVARPAFTKPTPKPVLDQAVADNITDVLQGVVLRGTGTKAQAVGRPIAGKTGTTDKGVSAWFDGYTPQLATAVSMFREDPSNPALLSLTGTGGAVGGFYGGNLPTEIFAQYMKAALANTPVVDFPAPEPINTEVDSSGAPSTASPSPSTSATNTATAPTSAPAAPVTSAPSQPQPGDSGTVTGSPSAPSSPGASCDPAQSLFGCGPTGFPPPSKPGHGHSSPPPPTGGGTAPASPGGGLLN, from the coding sequence ATGAGTGAACACCGGCGCAGGTCGTCCAACTCGGGCGGCGGCGAAGAACCACCCGAGGGACAGCACGGCGGACAGCCGTACGCCTACGGCACTCCGCCGCAGGGCACGCCGTCCTATGACACCCCTGGGCGCCCCAGGGCCGGCCGTCCCGGAGCACCGGGCGGTCCCAGAGGCGTTCGGCAGACCTCCCAGCAGCCCCGGCTGACCCGGGCCGAGATGCGCAAGGCCACCCAGAAGGGCGGCCGCAAGGGCGCGGGCGATCCGGCCGGCGGCGCCGCGAAGCCGCCCGGCAAGAAGCGCTTCATCGACTACCCGCGCTGGGGAAAGAGCGGCGTCCGCCGCTGGCTGCCGTCCTGGCGGCAGTGCCTGACGATCTTCCTGGTGTTCTTCGGCAGCGGGGTCGCGGCCATCGGCGTCACCTACGCGATGACGGTGATCCCCAACGCCAATGACCTGATCAAGGACCAGAACAGCATCTACTACTGGGCCGACGGCTCGGAGATGACCCGCAAGGGCGACACCAACCGGCAGATCGTCCCGCTCTCCCAGATCAGCCCCAACGTCCAGAACGCCGTCATCGCCGCCGAGAACGAGACCTTCAAGACCGACAGCGGCATCGACCCCCAGGGCATCGCCCGCGCTGTCTACAACATGGCGACCGGCGGACCGACCCAGGGTGGCTCGACGATCACCCAGCAGTATGTGAAGAACGCCTACCTGAGCCAGGACCAGACGCTGAGCCGCAAGCTCAGCGAGTTCTTCATCACACTGAAGATCAATCAGAAACTCTCCAAGGACCAGATCCTGGAGGGCTACCTGAACACCAGCTACTTCGGTCGCGGCTCCGGCATCCAGGCCGCCGCCCAGGCCTACTACGGCGTCAACGCCAGTGACCTGAACGTCTGCCAGAGCGCGATGCTGGCCGGCCTGCTCAAGGGCGCCGCCGACTACGACCCCAGCCTCAGCAAGGCCAACCTGGTCCGTGAGACGGCGCGCTGGAACTACGTCCTCGACCGGATGGTGGTCGGCCACACGCTGAGCGCGGCGGACCGCGCCAAGTGCAACGTGTTCCCGATGCCGATCCCGAACAAGACCGCGACCGCCATGAACGGCGAGATCGGCTACCTGGTCGACACCGCCAACAAGTACATGGAGGCCCAGGACCCGACGATCACCGACGCCTCGCTGGCGATCGGCGGTTACCGGATCTACACCACCTTCCAGAAGGACAAGGTCGACGAGCTCAAGGCAGCCGTCGACCAGATCAGCGCCGCCAACCTGGACCCCGCCAAGCGGCCCACCACGGACACCAACGTCCAGGTCGGCGCGGCCTCGGTGGTGCCCGGTGACGGTGCGATCGTGGCCATCTACGGCGGCCCCGGCTACGACCAGAACCACTTCGTCAACAACGCCGACGCCTCCGGCGTCCCGGTCGGCTCGACCTTCAAGCCCTTCGTGCTGGCCACCGCCATGCAGGTCGGCGTGCTGACCCAGACCGGCGCGGACGGCAAGCCCACCCGGATCAACGAGGACAGCCGCTACAGCGGCGCCGACATGAGCACCATCCGCAAGCCGGACGGCTCGCTCGTGCTCGACGCCAACAACAAGCCGTTCCGGCAGAAGAACGACGACCCCGGCGACCCGGGCTTCGTGACGCTGCGCAAGGCCATGGAACAGTCCATGAACGTGCCGTACGTGCAGCTCGGCGAGGATGTCGGCGGCACGAACGTGATGGCGCTGGCCGAGAAGATGGGTCTGAAGAAGGAGAGCTTCTCCGACCCGAACACGGCCTCCTTCGCGATCGGTACCTCCACCCCGAGCGCGATCCGGATGGCCTCGGCCTACTCGGTCTTCGCCGCGCGCGGTCAGCAGACCGACCCGTACTCGGTGACCAAGGTCGAGCTCAACGGTGTGGCCAGGCCGGCCTTCACCAAGCCGACCCCCAAGCCGGTGCTCGACCAGGCGGTCGCCGACAACATCACCGACGTCCTGCAGGGCGTGGTGCTGCGAGGCACCGGCACCAAGGCCCAGGCGGTCGGCCGTCCGATCGCCGGCAAGACCGGTACCACCGACAAGGGCGTCTCCGCCTGGTTCGACGGCTACACCCCGCAGCTGGCCACCGCGGTCAGCATGTTCCGCGAGGACCCGAGCAACCCCGCGCTGCTCTCGCTGACCGGCACCGGCGGCGCGGTCGGCGGCTTCTACGGCGGTAACCTCCCGACCGAGATCTTCGCCCAGTACATGAAGGCCGCACTGGCGAACACCCCGGTGGTGGACTTCCCGGCGCCGGAACCGATCAACACCGAGGTCGACTCCTCGGGCGCGCCGAGCACCGCCTCGCCCTCGCCCTCCACCTCGGCGACCAACACGGCCACGGCTCCCACCAGCGCCCCGGCGGCCCCGGTCACCAGTGCTCCGTCCCAGCCGCAGCCCGGCGATTCGGGTACCGTGACGGGCTCCCCCTCCGCACCCAGCAGCCCGGGCGCCAGCTGCGACCCCGCGCAGTCGCTCTTCGGCTGCGGTCCGACGGGCTTCCCGCCGCCGTCCAAGCCAGGCCACGGTCATTCGAGCCCCCCGCCGCCTACCGGCGGGGGGACCGCGCCCGCCTCACCGGGCGGCGGACTGCTCAACTAG
- a CDS encoding PadR family transcriptional regulator codes for MSRRSGVLEFAVLGLLHDAPMHGYELRKRLNVLLGSFRAFSYGTLYPCLKNLVAQGSLVEDNPDTEYVPATALNGKRSKIVYRLSSEGKERFEELLADSGPDAWEDEHFGVHFAFFGQTDRAVRMRVLEGRRSRLEERLERMRSSIARTRERFDDYTLELQRHGLESVEREVRWLNELIETERANRSGRNTAPPGGTGTPQSSDGRGDEDGSPDPPRPPYDRPGRSF; via the coding sequence GTGAGCAGGCGCTCAGGAGTGCTGGAGTTCGCCGTTCTCGGCCTGCTGCACGACGCTCCGATGCACGGCTACGAGCTGCGCAAGCGTCTCAACGTGCTGCTGGGCTCGTTTCGTGCCTTCTCCTATGGCACGCTCTACCCCTGCCTGAAGAACCTGGTCGCCCAGGGTTCGCTGGTCGAGGACAACCCGGACACCGAGTACGTCCCCGCCACCGCGCTGAACGGCAAGCGCTCGAAGATCGTCTACCGGCTCTCCTCCGAGGGCAAGGAGCGCTTCGAGGAACTGCTCGCCGACTCCGGCCCGGACGCCTGGGAGGACGAGCACTTCGGGGTGCACTTCGCCTTCTTCGGTCAGACCGACCGGGCCGTGCGGATGCGCGTCCTGGAGGGCCGCCGCAGTCGGCTGGAGGAGCGGCTGGAGCGGATGCGCAGCTCGATCGCCCGCACCCGCGAGCGGTTCGACGACTACACGCTCGAACTGCAGCGGCACGGCTTGGAGTCGGTGGAGCGCGAGGTCCGCTGGCTGAACGAGCTGATCGAGACCGAACGGGCCAACCGGAGCGGGCGCAACACCGCGCCGCCGGGAGGCACCGGAACACCACAGTCTTCGGACGGCCGTGGCGACGAGGACGGATCCCCGGATCCGCCGCGGCCACCGTACGACCGCCCGGGGCGCTCCTTCTAG
- a CDS encoding inositol-3-phosphate synthase, with protein sequence MGSVRVAIVGVGNCAASLVQGVEYYKDADPAGKVPGLMHVQFGEYHVSDVEFVAAFDVDAKKVGQDLAHAIGASENNTIKICDVPPTGITVQRGHTLDGLGKYYRETIEESDEAAVDIVQVLKDQRVDVMVCYLPVGSEVAAKFYAQCAIDAKVGFVNALPVFIAGTKEWADKFTEAGVPIVGDDIKSQVGATITHRVMAKLFEDRGVLLERTMQLNVGGNMDFKNMLERERLESKKISKTQAVTSQIVDRELGAKNVHIGPSDYVQWLDDRKWAFVRLEGRAFGDVPLSLEYKLEVWDSPNSAGVIIDAVRAAKIALDRGIGGPILSASSYFMKSPPVQYFDDEARDNVEKFIKGEVER encoded by the coding sequence ATGGGTTCGGTTCGCGTAGCCATCGTGGGCGTCGGCAACTGCGCCGCGTCGCTGGTGCAGGGTGTCGAGTACTACAAGGACGCCGACCCGGCCGGCAAGGTCCCCGGGCTGATGCACGTGCAGTTCGGCGAGTACCACGTCTCCGACGTGGAGTTCGTCGCCGCGTTCGACGTCGACGCCAAGAAGGTGGGCCAGGACCTGGCGCACGCCATCGGCGCCAGCGAGAACAACACCATCAAGATCTGCGACGTGCCGCCGACCGGCATCACCGTGCAGCGTGGTCACACCCTCGACGGCCTGGGCAAGTACTACCGGGAGACCATCGAGGAGTCCGACGAGGCTGCGGTCGACATCGTGCAGGTCCTCAAGGACCAGCGGGTCGACGTCATGGTCTGCTACCTGCCGGTGGGTTCCGAGGTCGCCGCCAAGTTCTACGCGCAGTGCGCCATCGACGCCAAGGTCGGCTTCGTCAACGCCCTGCCGGTGTTCATCGCGGGCACCAAGGAGTGGGCGGACAAGTTCACCGAGGCCGGCGTGCCGATCGTCGGTGACGACATCAAGTCGCAGGTCGGCGCCACCATCACGCACCGCGTGATGGCGAAGCTCTTCGAGGACCGCGGTGTCCTGCTGGAGCGCACCATGCAGCTGAACGTCGGCGGCAACATGGACTTCAAGAACATGCTCGAGCGCGAGCGCCTGGAGTCCAAGAAGATCTCGAAGACGCAGGCCGTCACCTCGCAGATCGTCGACCGCGAGCTGGGCGCCAAGAACGTCCACATCGGCCCGTCGGACTACGTCCAGTGGCTCGACGACCGCAAGTGGGCCTTCGTCCGCCTTGAGGGTCGTGCCTTCGGTGACGTTCCGCTGAGCCTTGAGTACAAGCTCGAGGTCTGGGACTCCCCGAACTCGGCCGGCGTCATCATCGACGCGGTGCGTGCCGCGAAGATCGCGCTGGACCGTGGCATCGGTGGCCCGATCCTGTCGGCGTCCTCGTACTTCATGAAGTCCCCGCCGGTGCAGTACTTCGACGACGAGGCTCGTGACAACGTCGAGAAGTTCATCAAGGGCGAGGTCGAGCGCTGA
- a CDS encoding MFS transporter, which produces MAITRRPAPAPRTKPTGHATLRGLLRTRDFRRLLSARLLSQLSDGVFQVSLASYVIFSPERQSSPADIASMLAVLLLPFSVIGPFAGVLLDRWRRRQVLFLGNLARFGLGLITAGLLLGRAPEWLFFGAALLVTALNRFILAGLSAALPRVVEPAQLVTANAVSPTLGTVAAAAGGGIGFLFHQVLPPGQKADAALVTIAAALYLSAALAAQRMEPELLGPEHHPDRPGLRAALGQAGHSLAEGIRHLVRDGRPAVHALAAVTAARFCYGVLIVVVLMLSRYTFNDPGDSKGGLATLGTALGFSAVGFFLAAVVSPWFTRRLGLTGWMVACLGSAAVFVPALGLLFAEGPAMVAALLLGVVTQGSKICADTIVQHVVEDDYRGRVFALYDVLFNVAFVAAAGVSALVLPLNGRSVPLMVGVALLYALSAALYARACRRTPPSAN; this is translated from the coding sequence GTGGCGATCACCAGAAGGCCCGCTCCGGCCCCCCGCACCAAGCCCACCGGCCACGCCACGCTCCGCGGGCTGCTCCGGACCCGCGACTTCCGCCGGCTGCTCAGTGCGCGGCTGCTCTCCCAGCTCTCTGACGGGGTCTTCCAGGTCTCACTGGCCTCGTACGTGATCTTCTCGCCGGAACGGCAGTCCAGTCCGGCCGATATCGCCTCGATGCTGGCGGTGCTGCTGCTCCCGTTCTCCGTGATCGGCCCGTTCGCCGGGGTCCTGCTGGACCGCTGGCGCCGACGGCAGGTGCTCTTCCTCGGCAACCTCGCCCGCTTCGGCCTGGGCCTGATCACCGCCGGACTCCTGCTCGGCCGCGCACCCGAATGGCTCTTCTTCGGGGCAGCCCTGCTGGTCACCGCGCTCAACCGGTTCATCCTGGCCGGGCTCTCGGCCGCACTGCCGCGGGTCGTCGAACCGGCCCAGCTGGTCACCGCCAACGCCGTCTCCCCCACCCTGGGCACCGTCGCGGCCGCGGCCGGCGGCGGCATCGGCTTCCTCTTCCACCAGGTGCTGCCACCGGGTCAGAAGGCGGACGCCGCGCTGGTGACCATCGCCGCCGCGCTCTACCTCAGCGCCGCGCTGGCCGCGCAGCGGATGGAGCCGGAGCTGCTGGGGCCCGAGCACCACCCCGACCGCCCCGGCCTGCGCGCGGCGCTCGGCCAGGCCGGACACTCGCTGGCGGAGGGCATCCGCCACCTGGTCCGGGACGGCCGGCCGGCGGTGCACGCGCTGGCGGCGGTCACCGCGGCGCGGTTCTGCTACGGGGTGCTGATCGTCGTGGTGCTGATGCTCTCCCGCTACACCTTCAACGACCCCGGCGACAGCAAGGGCGGACTGGCCACGCTGGGCACCGCGCTCGGCTTCTCGGCCGTCGGCTTCTTCCTGGCGGCCGTGGTGAGCCCGTGGTTCACCCGCCGGCTCGGACTGACCGGCTGGATGGTCGCCTGCCTCGGCTCGGCCGCGGTCTTCGTCCCCGCGCTCGGCCTCCTGTTCGCCGAGGGCCCGGCGATGGTGGCCGCGCTGCTGCTCGGGGTGGTGACCCAGGGCAGCAAGATCTGCGCCGACACGATCGTGCAGCACGTCGTCGAGGACGACTACCGGGGCCGCGTCTTCGCGCTGTACGACGTGCTCTTCAACGTGGCCTTCGTCGCCGCCGCCGGGGTGAGCGCGCTGGTGCTGCCGCTGAACGGGCGCTCGGTGCCGCTGATGGTCGGGGTCGCCCTGCTGTACGCGCTCAGCGCGGCGCTCTACGCCCGGGCCTGCCGGCGAACTCCTCCGTCCGCCAACTAG
- a CDS encoding CCA tRNA nucleotidyltransferase, protein MSAAQTRGLQELLRVSPVADEIARRFQAAGFRLALVGGSVRDALLGRLGNDLDFTTDARPKQVLKLVNGWADAVWDVGIAFGTVGARKDTTDGSFLIEITTYRSEAYDRTSRKPEVTYGDTIDQDLVRRDFTVNAMAVDLPGRGFVDPHHGLDDLEARVLRTPATPEESFSDDPLRMMRAARFAAQLDFTPAPEVIAAMTAMAERITIVSAERVQAELNKLLLSDHPVKGLRLLVETGLAGFVLPELPALQLEADEHHRHKDVYEHSLTVLEQAIALEQDGPDLTLRLAALLHDIGKPRTRRFESDGRVSFHHHEVVGAKMTRKRMRELKYSKELVEDVAQLVELHLRFHGYGGGEWTDSAVRRYVTDAGPLLERLHALTRSDCTTRNRKKAATLSRTYDGLEQRIAELKEREELDAIRPALDGNQIMELLELKPGPQVGKAYKHLLELRLEHGPMEHEEAVAALKAWWAAEQQA, encoded by the coding sequence CTGAGCGCGGCCCAGACGCGCGGCCTCCAGGAGCTGCTCCGGGTCTCCCCGGTGGCGGACGAGATCGCCCGACGCTTCCAGGCGGCCGGCTTCCGGCTGGCCCTGGTGGGCGGATCGGTACGGGACGCGCTGCTCGGCCGGCTCGGGAACGACCTGGACTTCACCACCGACGCCCGGCCCAAGCAGGTACTCAAGCTGGTCAACGGCTGGGCGGACGCGGTCTGGGACGTCGGCATCGCCTTCGGCACGGTCGGCGCCCGCAAGGACACCACCGACGGCAGCTTTCTGATCGAGATCACCACCTACCGCTCCGAGGCGTACGACCGCACCTCGCGCAAGCCCGAGGTCACCTACGGCGACACCATCGACCAGGATCTGGTCCGCCGGGACTTCACCGTGAACGCGATGGCGGTGGACCTGCCCGGCCGCGGCTTCGTCGATCCGCACCACGGCCTGGACGACCTGGAGGCCCGGGTGCTGCGCACGCCGGCCACGCCCGAGGAGTCCTTCTCCGACGACCCGCTGCGGATGATGCGGGCCGCGCGCTTCGCCGCCCAGCTCGACTTCACGCCCGCCCCCGAGGTGATCGCGGCGATGACCGCGATGGCCGAGCGGATCACCATCGTCTCGGCCGAGCGGGTCCAGGCCGAGCTGAACAAGCTGCTGCTCTCCGACCACCCGGTGAAGGGCCTGCGGCTGCTGGTCGAGACCGGCCTGGCCGGCTTCGTGCTGCCCGAGCTGCCGGCCCTGCAGCTGGAGGCCGACGAGCACCACCGGCACAAGGACGTCTACGAGCACTCGCTGACGGTGCTGGAGCAGGCCATCGCGCTGGAGCAGGACGGTCCGGACCTGACCCTGCGGCTGGCCGCGCTGCTGCACGACATCGGCAAGCCGCGCACCCGCCGCTTCGAGTCGGACGGGCGCGTCTCCTTCCACCACCACGAGGTCGTCGGCGCCAAGATGACCCGCAAGCGGATGCGGGAGCTGAAGTACTCCAAGGAGCTGGTCGAGGACGTCGCGCAGCTGGTCGAACTGCATCTGCGCTTCCACGGCTACGGCGGCGGTGAGTGGACCGACTCCGCCGTCCGGCGCTATGTGACCGACGCCGGGCCGCTGCTGGAGCGGCTGCACGCGCTGACCCGCTCGGACTGCACGACCCGCAACCGCAAGAAGGCCGCCACCCTGTCGCGCACCTACGACGGCCTGGAGCAGCGGATCGCCGAGCTGAAGGAGCGGGAGGAGCTGGACGCCATCCGCCCGGCGCTGGACGGCAACCAGATCATGGAGCTGCTGGAGCTGAAGCCCGGGCCGCAGGTGGGCAAGGCCTACAAGCACCTGCTGGAGCTGCGTCTTGAGCACGGCCCGATGGAGCACGAGGAGGCGGTGGCCGCGCTGAAGGCGTGGTGGGCCGCCGAGCAGCAGGCGTAG